Genomic DNA from Chitinophagales bacterium:
AAAAAGTAACTACACAGTTTTCTACACAAACACCAAAAGAGGTCAAGATGAATAAATTTGCTATAGCTTTCATAGCCACCTTCGGTAAATCACTCGGAATAGATTTTGAAGTAACCGAGGAAACTCAGTTAACGGATGACCAAGTAAGTAAACTTACAGAGGGTCTTACCAAGTTAGGCATCAAAGATCCGGCAGCCCCCGATGCGGTGAGCTTCGTAAACAGGCTGTTTGTAGCTAACGATAAACTGGAAGCAATAGCTGCAGCCCCCGCTACGTTGTTGGCTAATAAAGGTGAGTTTGTGGCTGTACCTAAGTCTGAGTACACAGCACTTGTAGACAAGTCAAAACTTGCTATGGATGCTGACACTAAGCAGGCATTGGAGGAGAGGGCTACCATGGGTGATAAGCATATCGCATTCCAACGTTCTGAGTGTGAACGTCTGTACAAACTGTCACTGGGTAAAGCTGAGCCTAACCAGGCTGTGCTTAAGAACATACAGGATGCTAAGGCTGACCTGTTGGAAGGTATGTTACAGCAGTACGGTAAAGAAGCTGTTCAGAAAACAGCAGCGTTCTGTACGCACTGTAACAGCGGTGAGCATATTGACATGCGTAGCACTGTTGATACCAGTGAGGGTAAAGGTGATCACAAAACGCCTGATAACGCTTCGTTTAGCGTAGCGGCAATGCGTGACAAGTTTAACAGGACAACACTTGTCCCGACAACTAAATAATTTTTACTATTTTTACAACCAATACGACTAACGTCATTTTATAATAACAAAATTTAAAACACACAATCATGGGCGCAGATTACGGCTTAGGCAACGGGGTAACACGTAAAGAGATTCGCGAGAACTCGTACGCTATATGCATAGGTTTCCCGTACACATCAGGTACTTTCGCAAAGAACATGATGGTAAAACTTAACAGTAACGGAACGGTATCACCCGTAGCTGCTGTTACAGACCGCCCGTTAGGACGTGTTTCGTCAGATTGGGATGGTAACAATGAGGATCATGTACGGGTTATTGTTCCGTTCATAGCTGAGCATACTGCCTACGCTGACGGTGACATAGACGAGAATGAGTTCTTGTCATGCAGCGGTTATGACACTACATCGGGACTGCCCAAGTATAAGGTAGCTACCGTAGGTGACTGGGTATCTGCTGTATGTAAGTCAGGTGCATCAGATACTACGACAACCGGTCGCGTAGGTATACTTTACCAACCGTTCCAGTTGGGTGATATTTTGGAAGCACAGGCCAACATAGCCGTGATAGGTACTGAAACCAACCTGGTAGGTGTGGATGGTAGCGGTAGTAACGCCGCCCCGTTGGTTGAAACGGAAGCACGTCTTGACGCACACCAGGTTAAGATAGATGCTATCATAACAGCACTTGTGGCCGCAGGTATCATAGCTGCCCCGTAATTAACTGACTTAATTTTTTAGGTTACTTATACTATTTTTAAAGCAAAAGATAAAAAACACACTCTTATGTCACATACGTCACAGACCAGTTTCGAGCAAACTACGGATACCGTCAGGGGGCTATTAAAAGATGACCCTGCCAATAAGGGCATTGAGTTCGGTAAGTATAAAGCACCGCAGAAAGGTTCTAAGACCTCGATTGATCTTACCAACGCTGTGATGCGCGATATGCCCGAAATGGTTAAGGCTTTGGACGCTATGCGTACCGGTAACGGTGAGGAAAGGCCTGTAGATATATCTTTATCGGAGTTCGTGAATGAACGCTATGGCTTTGCTACTGCTGACAATTCCGGGGTATCTGAGGAATTTTTCAGGTCTATCGGTTTGAACCCGTCACGTCACACGCTGCAGTATATGACGCAGATGAGTGACAACAATGAGGGTTACCGTTGGCTGGTGGCTGAGGTACTGCGTGAACCTATCAGGTTAGGTTATCGCCGTAATCCACTCTACCCAAGCATCATCGCTATGGAGGAGAACATCGCACAGCCGAGTATCAAAATGCCTGCTATTGACATGAGTGATGCTCGTGTCACTAAGATAGGTGAGGCTGAGACTATCCCTACGGGTACCCTGGCGTTTAACCAAAAAGAAGTTAAGCTGCACAAACTGGGTGTAGGTCTTAAGCTGACTGATGAGGTTATCCGTTATACATCGCTCAACCTGTTGTCTATATTTATGCAGGATATGGGCGTACAGTTGGCAATGGGTACTGACTACCATGCTGTGAGTGTTCTTATCAACGGTGATGGCAACTCTAACGGTGCGCCGGTTGTAGGTGTCGCATCCTCTGGTACGCTGACTTATGCCGACATACTCCGTATGTGGATATACATGGGGGCTGCTGGTCGTATGCCGCAAAGCATACTGTCTAACATAGACATGGCTATGACAGTACTTGGCTTGGATCAGTTCTCTAGGCGTGACTATATGCGCTACGGTACATCTGATACAGCGGGTATTAACTTGCGTACACCTGTTCCGCAGTCGGCTAACTATGACGTACACGGGGCTATGCCTGCGTCAAATCAGATAATGCTGATAGACCGCAACAGTTCGTTGATTAAGTTCAACTCATCTGCCCTGCGCATGGATACAGCGCGTATCGCAGAACGTCAACTGGAAGGCGCATACGCTACGTTGACTACAGGTTTCGGTATACTGTACCGTGACGGTCGTGTTATCATAGACAAGTCACTGGCGTATAGTTCTTACGGTACACCGTCTTGGATGGATGCCCTGGCATTGCAAGCGGCTGCTGCCTACAATGAGCAGTAATAGTATTTGTTAATAGCATAAAACATTTGTACAATGAGTAAGAACAGTGATTTTATATACTTAAGGTTGACCGATACGGAGACA
This window encodes:
- a CDS encoding phage major capsid protein, coding for MSHTSQTSFEQTTDTVRGLLKDDPANKGIEFGKYKAPQKGSKTSIDLTNAVMRDMPEMVKALDAMRTGNGEERPVDISLSEFVNERYGFATADNSGVSEEFFRSIGLNPSRHTLQYMTQMSDNNEGYRWLVAEVLREPIRLGYRRNPLYPSIIAMEENIAQPSIKMPAIDMSDARVTKIGEAETIPTGTLAFNQKEVKLHKLGVGLKLTDEVIRYTSLNLLSIFMQDMGVQLAMGTDYHAVSVLINGDGNSNGAPVVGVASSGTLTYADILRMWIYMGAAGRMPQSILSNIDMAMTVLGLDQFSRRDYMRYGTSDTAGINLRTPVPQSANYDVHGAMPASNQIMLIDRNSSLIKFNSSALRMDTARIAERQLEGAYATLTTGFGILYRDGRVIIDKSLAYSSYGTPSWMDALALQAAAAYNEQ